Below is a genomic region from Gemmatimonadaceae bacterium.
TCATACAGCTGGCGATATCGTCCGTTCAGCGCAACGAGCTCGCGGTGCGTTCCACGCTCGACGATCTCGCCTCCTTCGAGAACGAGGATCTGGTCGGCGCTTTCGATTGTCGAGAGCCGGTGGGCTATGACGAAAGTCGTGCGGCCACGGCGGAGCGATCGGAGGCCGTCGCGAATCATCGCCTCGCTCTCGCTGTCGAGACTCGACGTGGCCTCGTCGAGGATCAGGATGCGGGGATCGGCGAGAATCGCGCGGGCGATGGCGACTCGCTGCCGCTGCCCGCCGGAGAGCTTGACTCCGCGCTCGCCGACGATCGTGTCGTATCCGTGCTCGAATCCGTTGATGAACTCGTCGCAATGCGCGATCCGGCTCACCTCGCGGATCTCCTCTTCCGTAGCCTCGGGCCGCGCGAACGCGATATTCTCGCGGACCGTTCCATCGAAGAGAAAATTGTCCTGCATCACGACGCCGAGCTGCGAGCGGTAGTCGCGCAGGCGAACGTCCACCAGCTCCTGGTCGTCCACCAGGATCTCACCGGATTCGGGACGATTGAACGCCATCACGAGTCCGATCATCGTGCTCTTGCCAGAGCCGCTCGATCCGACGAGAGCGGTAGTGGATCCCGCCTCCGAAACGAACGACACTCCCTTGAGCACCGGCACGCCGGGCACGTAGGCGAAGCTCACTTTGCGGAACTCCACCCGGCCGCTGATCTCGCCCATGTGCGCGCGCTGCTCGTCTTCCTGATCCTCGGTCGCCATGTCGCGGATCTCGCGGATGCGATCGAGTCCCGCGAAGGCCTCGCTGATCTGTGTTCCCACCGAAGCAATCTGGATCAGCGGCGCGGCCACGAGGCCCACGAAGAAGACGTACATCACGAGCCCGCCGAGCGTCATGGATCCATTCAGGATCGAGCGTCCGCCAACGATGATCATGAGCACGCCGATCGCTCCGACGATGAGCGTCGCACCCGTACCGACGATGGACGTCCCGGTGATCGAGCGCTTCACGTTGTCGAACAGCCGCTCGACGCCTTCGCCGAACAGCTTCTCCTCGCGATGCTCGGCCACATAGATCTTGAGGATTCGAACTCCGCCGAGCGATTCGGCGAGCCGTCCGGTGACTTCGGCGTTGATGACGCTCCGCTCCCGGAACAGCGGGCGCAGCCGCGCGAACGCCACTGCCATCAGCCCGCCGAACGAGAGGAGCACGACGAGCATGATCCCGGTGAGTCTCCAGTTCAGCGCGAAGAGAACTCCGATGCCGATGATCGCCGTGAGAAGGCCGCCGGTCAACTGGATGAGTCCCGTTCCGACAAGATTGCGGACCCCTTCGGCATCGGTCATGATGCGCGAGATCAGTATGCCGGTCTTGGTGGAATCGAAATACGACACCGGCAGATGGAGAACGTGCTTCTGCACGTTCATGCGCATGTCGGCGATCGCCCGCTGTGCCGCGATGCTCACCACCTGCGAGAGCGCGTACGTCGTCGCGGCCTGTACGAGAACGGCGACGGCCGCGGCGAGCGCGATCGGAATGAGCAGATCGCCGCGGTGCTTGGCGAGCACTTCGTCTATCAAATACTTGGAGCTCGCCGGAAGCACGAGTCCGGACAGCCGGTTGATGAGCATCAGGACCAGCCCGATGGTCAGCGACCGGCGATGGCGCCAGACCAGCTCGCGCGCCTCGGCCCACGCTCTTTGATAGTTGATGCTCTTCTTCGGTTTGGCGCTCAAGGCTGTCGGGACAGGGGCGGTGTGAGGCGGAGCCGGGCCTTACATTCCATCATCCCGGACAGCATAACGATAACCGTCCGGACGCGGTCGCGTGCAAGCGGCCGCGTCGTCTTTGTTCCCATCTCCGAAACAGGATCCGATCGCCGAATGCCGAATCTCCAAAGACTCCGCAGCGCTGCACCTGCAGCCCTGCTTGCCCTGTGCCTCACCGCGGGCGTCGCTCCACTTTCCGGCCAGGTGTTGTCGCCCGCCGAGCAGAAAATGCGTGCCTATGTACATCAGCACGTCGCCGATCAGACCGCATTTCTCGAGAAGGTGGTCAATATCAGCTCGGGCACCATGAATCATGCTGGTGTTCGCGCCACAGGCGACGCGTTCGCGGCGGAGCTCAAGGCGCTTGGCTTCGAGACGCGGTGGGTCGGGATGCCTCCGGAGATGAAGCGCGCCGGTCACCTGTTCGCCGAGCACCGGGCACGAAAGGGTAGAGGAGCGAAAACGGGGATGACTGTTCTGCTGCTGGGGCATCTCGACACCGTTTTCGAGGGCGAGAGCCAGAGGTACACGCTGATTGACGACTCCACGGCGAAGGGAGCCGGCACGGGCGACATGAAGGGTGGAGACGTCGTATTTCTGTATGCGCTCAAGGCGATGGCGGCGGCAGGGACACTGGCCGACGCGAACATCATCGTCGCGTTGATGGGCGACGAGGAAAGCGGGGGAGAGCCGGACAGCGTGTCGCGCCGCGACCTCGTCGAGGCAGCGAAGCGAAGCCAGGCGATTCTGGCGTTCGAGGAAGACGCAGGCAAGGCGACGATCGCGCGGCGCGGCTTCAGCTCATGGCAGGTTGCCGTGACGGCGCGGCAGGGCCATTCGGCGGGAGTGTTCTCGAAGGGATCGGGCTACGGCGCGATCTACGAGGTCGCGCGGATTCTCGACGAATTCAGGGAAGCGCTGTCGTCGGAGCCCAATCTCACGTTCAATCCCGGCGTGATCGTCGGCGGGACCACGGTCACGTTCGACAGCTCGACGCTCTCGGGTACGACGGCGGGCAAGCTCAACATCATCGCACCATCGGCGTTCGTCGAAGGTGATCTTCGATTTCTGACCGCGGATCAGCTCAACAGCGCCCGCGCGAAGATGACCGGGATCGTTTCGATGAGCCTGCCCGGCACTTCGTCGAAGATCACGTTCGCCGACGGCAATCCTTCCATGCCGCCGACTCCGGGCAACTACGCGCTGCTGGCGGTGCTCGACAGTGTTACGCGCGCGCTGGGTCAGGGCCCGACAGAGGCGCTCGATCCGGGGCAGCGTGGCGCGGGCGACATCTCCTACGTCGCGCAGTACGCTGACGCGCTCGACGGGCTCGGCGTGAATGGAAGCCGCTCGCACACGCCGGACGAGACGGTGAACCTCAAGTCGCTTCCGATCGCCACCGAGCGCGCGGCGGTGCTCATCAACCGCCTGGTGCACCGCAAGCGCTAGTCGCTCAGGTACGCTTCATCCCCGGTGAAGGCAGCGACGAGCAGCTCGCTGATTCCTTCCCGGGTGACGGCACGCGGGTTGGGGTACTGGCGCGCCACCGCAAGCTCGGCGGCGCGATCGAGATCTTCCTCGTGCATTCCGATCTCACGCAACGAAAGGGGCGCGCCGATTGCCCGTCCCAGCGCGTGCAGCCGCGTCGGCGTATCGCCACCGTCGAGCGCGCGCGAGACTGATTCCATCGCCCCGTGCGCGGCGGCGCGATTGTACGCGGCGGTGTACGGCAGCAGCACCGCATGAGTCTCGGCATGCAGGAGATCGAAACTTCCGCCAATGGTGTGGCAGAGCTTGTGGTGCAGCGCCATCTGCACCGTCCCAAGCGAGAATCCGGCGAGCCATGCGCCGCGCAGCGCGGCCGATCTCTCTTCACCATCGGACGGAGCGGTGACGAGATTAGGCAGGGCACGCGACAACAGGCGAATTCCTTCCTGCGCGGCCAGCGAGGTGAGCGGATTGGCGTCGGCAGCGTAAAGCGCTTCGACGCAGTGAGCGACGGCGTTCAGCCCGCTGCATGCAGTCGTTCGCGGCGGAAGCCCGAGCGTGAGATCGGGATCGTAGATAACGACCCTCGGCTGCACGCGCGGATTCCGGCCCGTCTCCTTTCTGCCTTCGGTCGTGAGCCCCCAGATCGGGGTCATCTCGGATCCGCCGTAGGTCGTCGGCACGGCCAGGATCGGGAGCGTAGTGCTCAGCGCTACTGCCTTCGCCACGCCGATGGCTGACCCGCCTCCGAGCGCGACGATGCAATCCGCTCTCGAAGACGAAGCGGCCTCGCGCGCCGCGAGTGCAATCGCCTGCGGCACGTGCGCCACCGCCCTTTCGAAGCTTTCGACGATCCGGCCGCCAAGCATCGCGCGCGCGCTTTCCGCGAGTGATGAGCGCCCCGGGGTGGATACGAGCATCACCCGTGTTGCGCCAAGCCGGTCCAGCTCTACCATTGCCTGCGCGAAGCATCCCGCGCCGAAAACGACACGCGATGCCTGCGATTCGAATGTGAAGGAGCTCACGATTCCGTGCCGGCTGCCCCTATCATCATCGCGCGCACGGCCGCGATCTCATCCTCGTTGACGAGATGGCCCATCCCCGGGTACAGCCGCATCGTGACTCGCGCGTTCATCCGCTCGAGTACCGCTGCCGAGTCGCGCACGCGTTGCGCCGGGACATGGCCGTCCACGTCGCTGCACCCCAGAAACGCCGGCGTCTCGCCGAAGTCGCCGTCGTAGTCCCGCGTCGTCCCGTCGGGTCCGATGAGGCCGCCGCTGAGGCAGGCGATTCCTCCGTACCGCATCGCGTGCCGCGCCGCGTACTCGAGCGACAGGCACGCTCCCTGTGAAAATCCAAGCAGCATCGTGCGCCCGGCGGGAATTCCCGCGTCACGGATGCGCGCGATCACGTCACCGATCGCGGCGAGTCCCGACGTGATGCCGGGCTCATTGCCCGGAATCGGAGCCATGAACGAATTCGGATACCACGTGTCGCCGCTCGCCTGCGGAGCGAGGAAGGCGAAACCGCTGGCGCCGAGCGCGGGCACAAGGGTGAGGATGCTTTCGGCGGTCGCCCCGCGACCGTGCACAAGGACCATCGCGGCGGTCGCGCGCTCAAGCGGCTCGCCCGCCATGCGCACGGGTTGATCCTGATGCGGTTCCGCCATTCGCTCGTCTCCCTGATTCACATCATCACCGGTCAACCAACAGCTGCGGCAGCGTCCGGCGTGCGATTCCACGGGTCCACAGTGATCGGCTCGAGCGAGGCTTCGATCCTGTCGCGGCTTGCGGCAAGCCACGGCGGGAGCATGAGACTCTCGCCCAGCGATTCGGCCGTCTCGTCCACGTGGAATCCGGGACCGAGCGTCGCCAGCTCAACGATGTGTCCGTCGGGATCGTGCATGTAGATGCTCTTGAAGTACACGCGGTCCATCACCGGCGTCACCTGCAGGCCGGCGGAGACGAGCTTCTCGCGCCACTCGAGCTGCGTTTCGTCGTCAGCGACGGCGAGCGCGAAGTGATGCGTTTGTCCGGCGCCCATCCGTACGGGCTTCTCGCGATCGGGCTTGCGCTCGAAGTAGGTGACGAGCGTGCCCGGCCTGCCGTCGCCGACTCCCCAGTACCAGTGGAACGATCTGGGATCGTCGAAGTTGTTCGTGCGCTTCACGAGGCGCATCCCGAGCAGCCCGCTGTAGAAGGCATTGGTCCGCTCGATGTCCTCACCGATGGCGGTGAGGTGATGAATTCCATGCTCGAGCCGCATGGAGGGCGTGATCGCGGGCACTGGCTCCGGCCACGTTGTAGCCTGTATGCGCGCCTTGTCGCGATTTCCGGTGAGCATCTCGGGCGGCGGCGCGCGATGCGACATGCCGAGCTGATCGGCGGGCTCGTCGCGCGTCCATCCCGGACCGCGAGTCGCGATCTCCACGATCGTTCCGTCGGGATCGCTGATGTAGATGCTGGTGAAGTAATGCCTGTCGAGCGGACCGTTGACGGCGATTCCCATGTCCACCAGGTGGCGCTTCCACCTGAGCAAACCATCGTAGTCGGCGACGTGCAGCGCGAAGTGATGAGTACCGCCAATGCCCGGAGCTCCGTGAGTGGCGTTCGGCCACTCGAAGAACGTGATGAGCGATCCGGGGTCGGCGGACTCGTTGCCGAAGTAGAGATGGTACGAGGTGGGCGCGTCGAAGTTGACGGTGCGCTTCACCAGTCTCAGACCCAGCACGCGCGTGTAGAAATCAGTGGTGCGCTGGGCGGACTGGCAGACGATCGTGATGTGATGCAGGGAGAGGATGGACATGGCCGGAGGAGATCGGGTCCCGGCCGCCCTCACAGTGGCGGCCTTCCATGAACTTTCGCGCACATCACGCCGCGCCGCTAGTCAGGACGCGCGCGTCGTCCTCCTACCCGCTACCCGCTGAACTTCTACTTCAACGACCGGACATACGCGACGAGCGCCGTGACCTGATCGCTCGACAGATGCTTGCTCTTGTGAGCCGAGGACGAAAGCGTTCCGGTGCCGTTGGCGATGCGGTTGGCGAGATCGGCGTCGCTACGTCCCTGTACCGTGCTGCTGCGGAGATCGGGGATTTTGTTTTTCCTTCCCATCGCCGTGTTGCCGCTGGCGTCGGCGCCGTGACAGGAGACGCACTTGCTCTTGAAGATCGACTGCCCCGTGGAGACCAGCGACGCGTTCGACGAAGGCGCTGGCGAAGGCGTCGAACTCGTCGTGGGAGCGGGCGCGGCGGGCGGCTTCGCCTCCGTCGCCGGCGGCGCGGTATTCGCGGGTGGCGGCGTGCTCTTGCTCGTCGTCGAGCCGGCCGTGCTCGGTGTGGTGTCCGTCACCGGCGCGGACATCGACACCGTCGCCGTCGTCTCACTGCCCGTCGTCTTCACGTTGTCGGTCTGCTTACAGCCGACGGTGGCCAGAAGGAGGAGCGAAGCGCACAAACTGATGATCGTCTTCATCGGAATCCTTTTCGTCTTGAGCCTGACAGCACGATGGGCGCGAGCGGTCGCGACGGCCCGCTCGGCCTGCTGGCGCTGCATCCCACTCAGGCAATTGGCGTACCAGCCAGAGTACCGCCGCGTGACCTGTCCCCGTCGGCCCCTCGGCCTTGTCGGAGCGGCAGGTCACGTGTCTTGCGCCGACGGGCGCGCGCGTCGTGCGCGCCACAGGTTGAACAACCAGGAGCCGAGGAGCTGGCCCGTCACGGCGCTGGCCAGCATGAACGGGACGAACCACCAGCCGAGGCCGAACGAGAGCCGCATCAGGATGACGAAGGGGATGGGCAGGTGAATCGCAAGAAACCACTGCCACGAGAGCCTGCGCACGGTCGCCCGGTATGCTCCGAACGGCAGATTGATGGCGATGGCCAGGAGTATCGTGACTGATTCGAGTTCGAGATTCGTCATACGGAATTTCGTGTAAGGACTCAGACAGTATAGGGCAAAGTCCACCTCGACAGGCACTGTACTCTCCCAGGATGTTCATGTAGGTGTGATTTTGATCACATTCTCCAAAGATGCGGGATTGAGTTTTTATCTACTTGCAGGGAGAAACCATGGCGGATCGGCTTTCGGCGCTGGAGCAGCAACTCCTGGACTTGCAGCAGAGGCTGGAGAAGCTGGAAAAGCGCATGGACGCCGGTGTGCTGCCGGCTGCGCATGCTGGCACCCTGCGGGAGCTGCGCCCGCGGACAGTTGTTGAACCTCCTGGTGAAGATGAAGAATTGGCAGCAATCGCTTTCAACTTCACTTCCTTTCTTACGCTTTCAGGAAGGAGCCTGATCATCCTGGGGGGCGCGTACCTGATTCGGGCTATTACCGAAAGCCGCACGCTGCCCGCGCCGGCAGGAGTAGCGCTCGGACTGGCTTACGCGGTGTTGTGGATCCTTGCCGCAGGTCGTGCAGCGGGAAAGGGCCTTAAGGGTGATGCCACGTTCCATGTCGTGGTCGCGACCGTCATTGCCTTTCCTCTCATCTATGAAGCCACGGTTCGCTTCCATTTTCTCGGGCATCAATCCAGTGCGACTGCTCTGGGTTTTCTATCTGTCCTTTCGCTCGCGATCGCGTGGCGGTTCAGCCATCAGATCATGGCCTGGATCATCACCGTGGCCGCTCTGATCACCGCAGTGGTTATCATGGCAAATACCGGCGCGGTGCTCTCGTTCGGGGCCTTCCTGTTAGTGCTTGGGCTTTCCACCTTGTGGCTGGGATACGACCGGGAGTGGACCCTTCTGCGCTGGCCGGTGGCCTTGGCGGTGGACTTTGTCGCGCTAGGTCTCGTGCTGCGGGCCATTGGGCCGGAGCGACCAGATCCACCCGCCATGGTCATTGGTTTGCTCATGGCCCTGGTGGGTAGCTACATCGCGAGTTTCGCTGTGCGAACCCTCGTTCGCGGTCGCGATATTGTGCCTTTCGAAATCTTCCAAACCGCCGCCAGCATCCTTCTGGGGCTAGGTGGATCGGTGGTCGTGGTGCGGGCCACTCACTCCGCAGTTGAACCGCTCGGTGTGATCAGTCTGGCTCTGGGCGTGGGGTCCTATGCGGTGGCCTATGCATTCATAAGCCGAACGCACGGGAAGAGCGTGAATTTCTATTTCTATACGGCTCTGGCGTTGGTGTTCGCGCTGGCCGGTCTCCGCCTCCTGCTTGGAGACACGCTTCTCGTTCTTTCGTTCTGTGCGCTTGCCCTGATCGTCACGCTGTTAGGGAGACGATTCAACCACCCCGCATTGCTGCTTCATGCATTCACTTACCTGTTGGGAGCCGCCTGGGTTTCCGGCCTGCTGAAGGATGCGGAATCGTCCATTCTGGGTGATGCGGCGGCCCGTCTCCGGGAGTCGGGGTGGATTGGATGGTTGGTGCTGCTGGCCTCCGTCGGATGTGCGCTCACCTTGAATCGCAAGCGGGAATCTCAGGTTGGCCTCATGACCCGCGTGGCCCGGCTGGGTCAGGTAGGACTTCTGGTGCTGCTGCTGGGTGGAACGACCATTTATCTTCTCGTGGTTCTGATCACCCAGCTTCGCGGCCATCCCCTGGAACAGGGCGGGATCGCCACCCTTCGAACGGTGGTATTCGCTTGTTCCGCCGTCACTTTGGCAGCCAGCGCTCGCCGTTGGAAGATCCATGAAATGGGTTGGCTGGCCTGGGTCCTCTTGGGGGGAACGAGTCTGAAGGTGCTGGTCGAGGATCTGCGGTATTCCGGCCCTTCGTTGCTTTTCATGGCCTTCGCCATCATCGGAATCGCATTCATTCTTGTGCCCAGGCTCCTGTCGAAGACGCGATCAGTAACACATTCGGGATAGACTCACCGATGCACGAACTCCGCCTTCGAGCGGGGGCCGTTGGCGAGAAAGCATGTATGGCGTCGGTCCGGCGCAGCGGTCAGCGGCGCTTGGCTCTTGTCGGCGACTCCGGTTTTGGCAGGAAGTTTTCCATCACCCAGACCTCCAGATTCACCTTGACATCGTCGATCGCCACTCGACGGCCGTCGGGGTGCAGCCGCAGCCCCCCTGTCAACTGACCGGCAACGTTTAGCCCCATCCGCTGCGGTTCTCCGCCCTCGGCTGCGACACGCCACAACTGCCATTGCTGATTCCTGTAGGGAACCTGCGCCTCTCGTTTGATACCTTTCAGAAAGGCGACGTAG
It encodes:
- a CDS encoding ABC transporter ATP-binding protein: MSAKPKKSINYQRAWAEARELVWRHRRSLTIGLVLMLINRLSGLVLPASSKYLIDEVLAKHRGDLLIPIALAAAVAVLVQAATTYALSQVVSIAAQRAIADMRMNVQKHVLHLPVSYFDSTKTGILISRIMTDAEGVRNLVGTGLIQLTGGLLTAIIGIGVLFALNWRLTGIMLVVLLSFGGLMAVAFARLRPLFRERSVINAEVTGRLAESLGGVRILKIYVAEHREEKLFGEGVERLFDNVKRSITGTSIVGTGATLIVGAIGVLMIIVGGRSILNGSMTLGGLVMYVFFVGLVAAPLIQIASVGTQISEAFAGLDRIREIRDMATEDQEDEQRAHMGEISGRVEFRKVSFAYVPGVPVLKGVSFVSEAGSTTALVGSSGSGKSTMIGLVMAFNRPESGEILVDDQELVDVRLRDYRSQLGVVMQDNFLFDGTVRENIAFARPEATEEEIREVSRIAHCDEFINGFEHGYDTIVGERGVKLSGGQRQRVAIARAILADPRILILDEATSSLDSESEAMIRDGLRSLRRGRTTFVIAHRLSTIESADQILVLEGGEIVERGTHRELVALNGRYRQLYDKQYGIERDRFINPGEDFTPETPSPLEELPAVSRASGQL
- a CDS encoding M20/M25/M40 family metallo-hydrolase → MPNLQRLRSAAPAALLALCLTAGVAPLSGQVLSPAEQKMRAYVHQHVADQTAFLEKVVNISSGTMNHAGVRATGDAFAAELKALGFETRWVGMPPEMKRAGHLFAEHRARKGRGAKTGMTVLLLGHLDTVFEGESQRYTLIDDSTAKGAGTGDMKGGDVVFLYALKAMAAAGTLADANIIVALMGDEESGGEPDSVSRRDLVEAAKRSQAILAFEEDAGKATIARRGFSSWQVAVTARQGHSAGVFSKGSGYGAIYEVARILDEFREALSSEPNLTFNPGVIVGGTTVTFDSSTLSGTTAGKLNIIAPSAFVEGDLRFLTADQLNSARAKMTGIVSMSLPGTSSKITFADGNPSMPPTPGNYALLAVLDSVTRALGQGPTEALDPGQRGAGDISYVAQYADALDGLGVNGSRSHTPDETVNLKSLPIATERAAVLINRLVHRKR
- a CDS encoding maleylacetate reductase, with amino-acid sequence MSSFTFESQASRVVFGAGCFAQAMVELDRLGATRVMLVSTPGRSSLAESARAMLGGRIVESFERAVAHVPQAIALAAREAASSSRADCIVALGGGSAIGVAKAVALSTTLPILAVPTTYGGSEMTPIWGLTTEGRKETGRNPRVQPRVVIYDPDLTLGLPPRTTACSGLNAVAHCVEALYAADANPLTSLAAQEGIRLLSRALPNLVTAPSDGEERSAALRGAWLAGFSLGTVQMALHHKLCHTIGGSFDLLHAETHAVLLPYTAAYNRAAAHGAMESVSRALDGGDTPTRLHALGRAIGAPLSLREIGMHEEDLDRAAELAVARQYPNPRAVTREGISELLVAAFTGDEAYLSD
- a CDS encoding VOC family protein, whose product is MSILSLHHITIVCQSAQRTTDFYTRVLGLRLVKRTVNFDAPTSYHLYFGNESADPGSLITFFEWPNATHGAPGIGGTHHFALHVADYDGLLRWKRHLVDMGIAVNGPLDRHYFTSIYISDPDGTIVEIATRGPGWTRDEPADQLGMSHRAPPPEMLTGNRDKARIQATTWPEPVPAITPSMRLEHGIHHLTAIGEDIERTNAFYSGLLGMRLVKRTNNFDDPRSFHWYWGVGDGRPGTLVTYFERKPDREKPVRMGAGQTHHFALAVADDETQLEWREKLVSAGLQVTPVMDRVYFKSIYMHDPDGHIVELATLGPGFHVDETAESLGESLMLPPWLAASRDRIEASLEPITVDPWNRTPDAAAAVG
- a CDS encoding c-type cytochrome encodes the protein MQRQQAERAVATARAHRAVRLKTKRIPMKTIISLCASLLLLATVGCKQTDNVKTTGSETTATVSMSAPVTDTTPSTAGSTTSKSTPPPANTAPPATEAKPPAAPAPTTSSTPSPAPSSNASLVSTGQSIFKSKCVSCHGADASGNTAMGRKNKIPDLRSSTVQGRSDADLANRIANGTGTLSSSAHKSKHLSSDQVTALVAYVRSLK